One genomic region from Patagioenas fasciata isolate bPatFas1 chromosome 24, bPatFas1.hap1, whole genome shotgun sequence encodes:
- the USP28 gene encoding ubiquitin carboxyl-terminal hydrolase 28 isoform X6 has product MSLGCGGVPAPAGAARPAPGSPILAGQRAPQGTTHSSPACESGGALGGMFRLLLDCQMLLNQLKEITGIQDSDFLHAALKAADGDLTAAVTFLTEEQAQEPVGDAAAAEPAPWEGSAAGKRLRHDARAALGADTEDDVPAVARAPESPRAQAADRHAADRHAADRPQEPPPADSTNRSKRKRCEVWGENLKQSDWRRVGDWPVGMKNIGNTCWFSAVIQSLFQLPEFRSLVLGYSVPQDVLESCRSRTEKRNIAFMQELQCLFALMLGTRRKFVDPSAALELLRDAFRSAEEQQQDVSEFTHKLLDWLEDAFQLAVSARSPGGKSENPMVQLFYGTFLTEGVHEGNTFSKIETFGQYPLQVNGYRDLAECLAGAMVEGELEAPRAPAYGQQRWFTKLPPVLTFELSRFEFNQSLGQPEKIHSRLEFPQTIYMDRYLYSSKELVQTKREELKRLKEKMVVLQQKLERYLQFGSGAARFPLPDMLRSVLEFVGAGTPPVPPGTPPLLPPGTPGTPLLPPARGQPSSTPEGPDAGAGGPAPSSPQPSPRAPPGPRGSPAGTPAPPAPRAASEEELNLVRTCLQRWRDEVEQDVQELKESIARTSVAVEQMYCDPLLQQVPYGLHAVLVHEGQANAGHYWAYVYDRRRRAWLKYNDVAVTEASWEELQRDSFGGARNASAYCLLYTRGTAPDAGAVSEAGRLQEELDALSPELRHYVQEENWRLEHEAEEWDEERPCTVPPAEPSPAAGPQELSSESGPDVLPGHERSVRSLSSEHARMAAEQTAQAIANTADAYERDGVEAALCEAFHEEYSRLYLLAKEAPTPCSDARLQHVLIYLLQNNAPQQVVERTLLEQFADKNLSYDERSISIMKVARAKLREIGPDDVDMEEYRRWHEDYSLFRKVSVYLLTGLELYQNRQYQESLTYLVYAYQSNEQLLRKGPGRGVSEALIALYRRKCLLKLNEVAAALFVSAEDARVAEGVGILNELIIPCMHLMNGLEISREDLDALEAMRSHWCSYLGREDMDVRLQLQLGELLPRLLDGSSEAVVLKEPPKIRPNSPYDLCSRFAAVMESIHAASAVTVN; this is encoded by the exons ATGTCCCTCGGCTGCGGGggtgtccctgccccagcaggTGCCGCGCGCCCGGCGCCGGGGTCGCCGATCCTCGCCGGCCAACGCGCTCCTCAGGGCACAACCCATTCATCGCCAGCCTGCGAGTCCGGGGGAGCGCTGGGTGGGATGTTCAGGCTGCTCTTG GATTGCCAGATGCTTTTAAACCAGCTGAAGGAGATCACGGGGATTCAAGATTCAGATTTCCTGCACGCGGCGCTAAAG GCTGCAGATGGGGACCTGACGGCAGCCGTCACGTTCCTGACGGAGGAGCAGGCGCAGGAGCCGGTCGGGGACGCGGCCGCCGCGGAGCCGGCGCCATGGGAAGGGAGCGCCGCGGGCAAGCGTCTCCGGCACG ATGCGAGGGCTGCGCTTGGCGCTGACACCGAGGACGACGTCCCCGCGGTCGCCAGGGCGCCGGAGTCGCCCAGAGCTCAGGCTGCGGACAGACACGCTGCGGACAGACACGCTGCGGACAG GCCGCAGGAGCCGCCTCCCGCCGACAGCACCAACCGCTCCAAAAGGAAGCGCTGCGAGGTCTGGGGAGAAAACCTCAAGCAGAGCGACTGGAGAAGAGTGGGCGACTGGCCCGTGGGGATGAAAAATATCGGCAATACGTGTTGGTTTAGCGCTGTCATACAG TCTCTGTTCCAGCTGCCCGAGTTCCGGAGCCTGGTCCTCGGCTACTCCGTCCCGCAGGACGTGCTCGAGAGCTGTCGCAGCCGCACT gaaaaaagaaacattgcATTCATGCAAGAGCTTCAGTGCCTGTTTGCTCTCATGCTGGGGACGCGCCGTAAGTTTGTAGACCCTTCTGCAGCGCTGGAGCTCCTGAGGGACGCGTTCAGATCCGCGGAAGAACAGCAG CAAGACGTGAGCGAGTTCACACACAAGCTGCTGGACTGGCTGGAGGACGCGTTCCAGCTTGCGGTGAGCGCCCG GAGCCCCGGGGGCAAATCGGAAAACCCGATGGTGCAGCTTTTCTACGGCACTTTCCTGACTGAGGGCGTGCACGAGG GCAACACCTTTTCCAAGATCGAGACCTTTGGCCAGTATCCCCTGCAGGTGAACGGTTACCGAGACCTGGCCGAGTGCCTGGCGGGAGCGATGGTGGAGGGGGAGCTGGAGGCGCCGCGGGCCCCGGCGTACGGGCAGCAG CGCTGGTTTACGAAGCTCCCGCCGGTGCTGACCTTTGAGCTCTCCCGGTTCGAGTTCAATCAGTCCCTGGGGCAGCCCGAGAAGATTCACAGCAGGCTGGAGTTCCCGCAGACTATTTATATGGACAG GTACCTCTACAGCAGCAAAGAGCTTGTTCAGACCAAGCGGGAAGAGCTGAAGAGGCTGAAGGAGAAAATGGTGGTTCTGCAGCAGAAGCTGGAGAG GTACCTGCAGTTTGGCTCCGGCGCCGCGCGCTTCCCGCTGCCCGACATGCTGCGCTCCGTGCTGGAGTTCGTGGGTGCAGGGACACCGCCGGTGCCACCCGGGACACCACCGCTGCTGccaccggggacaccggggacaccgctGCTGCCACCTGCCCGGGGCCAGCCCAGCAG CACGCCGGAAGGGCCGGATGCTGGCGCTGGAGGTCCGGCGCCTTCCTCACCGCAGCCAAGCCCGCGTGCTCCGCCGGGGCCGCGTGGCTCCCCGGCAGGAACGCCGGCTCCTCCGGCCCCTCGCGCGGCGTCCGAGGAAGAGCTGAACCTGGTCCGGACGTGTCTGCAGCGATGGAGGGACGAGGTTGAGCAGGATGTGCAAG AGCTGAAGGAGTCCATCGCCAGGACCAGCGTGGCCGTGGAGCAGATGTACTGCGACCCGCTCCTCCAGCAG GTTCCCTACGGCCTGCACGCCGTGCTGGTGCACGAGGGCCAGGCCAACGCCGGCCACTACTGGGCCTACGTGTACGACCGGCGCCGCCGGGCCTGGCTCAAGTACAACGACGTCGCGGTGACCGAGGCGTCGTGGGAGGAGCTGCAGAGAGACTCGTTCGGGGGCGCGCGGAACGCCAGCGCCTACTGCCTGCTGTACACCCGCGGCACCGCGCCAG ACGCGGGCGCTGTCTCGGAGGCcgggcggctgcaggaggagctcgACGCCCTGTCCCCGGAGCTCAGGCACTACGTGCAGGAGGAGAACTGGCGCCTGGAGCACGAGGCGGAGGAGTGGGACGAGGAGCGGCCCTGCACGGTGCCTCCGGCCGAGCCGTCGCCCGCTGCGGGGCCGCAGGAGCTCTCCTCCGAGTCGGGACCAG ATGTGCTGCCGGGCCACGAGCGGAGCGTGCGCTCGCTGTCCTCCGAGCACGCCCGCATGGCCGCGGAGCAGACGGCCCAGGCCATCGCCAACACCGCCGACGCCTACGAGAGGGACGGCGTGGAGGCCGCGCTCTGCGAG GCATTCCACGAGGAGTACTCGCGGCTCTACCTGCTGGCCAAGGAGGCGCCGACGCCGTGCAGCGACGCGCGGCTGCAGCACGTGCTCATCTACCTGCTGCAGAACAACGCGCCGCAGCAGGTGGTGGAGCGGACCCTGCTCGAGCAGTTCGCCGACAAGAACCTCAGCTACGACGAAAG GTCCATCAGCATCATGAAGGTGGCGCGGGCGAAGCTGCGGGAGATCGGCCCCGACGACGTGGATATGGAGGAGTACCGG agatggcacgaGGACTACAGCCTTTTCCGCAAGGTCTCGGTGTACCTGCTGACGGGCCTGGAGCTCTACCAGAACAGACA GTACCAGGAGTCGCTGACCTACCTGGTGTACGCCTACCAGAGCAACGAGCAGCTGCTGCGCAAGGGGCCGGGCCGCGGCGTGAGCGAGGCGCTCATCGCCCTGTACCGCAGGAAGTGTCTGCTG AAGCTGAACGAGGTGGCGGCGGCGCTGTTCGTGAGCGCGGAGGACGCTCGCGTGGCCGAGGGCGTGGGCATCCTGAACGAGCTGATCATCCCCTGCATGCACCTCATGAACGGCCTGGAGATCTCCAGGGAGGACCTGGACGCGCTCGAGGCCATGAGGAGCCACTGGTGCTCCTACCTGGGCCGCGAGGACATGGACG